A region of Desulfolithobacter dissulfuricans DNA encodes the following proteins:
- the rplB gene encoding 50S ribosomal protein L2: protein MAIKTHKPTSPGKRHQVSVLQPELSDKAPEKSLLRPLKKSGGRNAYGRITSRHRGGGHKRKYRIIDWKRNKTGVAAKVVAIEYDPNRSANIALIVYTDGEKSYILAPNGISVGDVVMAGDDVDIKPGNCLPMVKIPLGTIIHNVEMKIGKGAQMVRSAGAAAQLMAKEGNYVLVKLPSGEVRKFNKLCRACIGQVGNTEHGSEKLGKAGRNRWKGRRPHVRGVAMNPIDHPMGGGEGKSSGGRHPCTPWGVPTKGYKTRKRKASDRDIVTKRK from the coding sequence ATGGCAATAAAGACCCATAAACCGACATCACCGGGTAAGCGGCATCAGGTATCTGTTCTGCAGCCCGAGCTTTCAGATAAAGCCCCCGAAAAGAGTTTGCTACGGCCGCTCAAGAAGAGCGGTGGACGCAACGCATACGGTAGAATTACGTCACGGCACCGGGGCGGTGGACATAAACGCAAATACCGTATTATCGATTGGAAAAGGAACAAAACCGGGGTGGCAGCAAAGGTAGTGGCCATTGAATATGATCCCAACCGTTCCGCAAACATCGCGCTGATTGTCTATACCGATGGCGAGAAGAGTTACATTCTTGCTCCCAACGGCATATCGGTCGGTGATGTGGTCATGGCTGGTGACGACGTGGATATCAAGCCCGGTAACTGCCTGCCCATGGTCAAGATACCCTTGGGTACCATCATCCACAATGTGGAGATGAAGATAGGCAAGGGTGCGCAGATGGTTCGCTCTGCCGGCGCTGCAGCGCAGCTGATGGCCAAGGAAGGGAACTATGTACTGGTCAAACTGCCATCCGGTGAGGTTCGTAAATTCAACAAGCTCTGCCGGGCCTGCATTGGCCAGGTTGGTAACACCGAGCACGGCAGCGAAAAGCTTGGCAAGGCAGGACGGAACCGCTGGAAAGGTCGCAGGCCCCATGTTCGCGGTGTTGCCATGAACCCCATCGATCATCCCATGGGTGGTGGTGAGGGCAAGAGCTCCGGTGGTAGGCATCCCTGTACTCCCTGGGGCGTACCGACCAAGGGGTACAAGACCCGGAAGCGGAAAGCCTCTGATCGAGATATCGTAACCAAACGTAAGTAA
- a CDS encoding 50S ribosomal protein L23 codes for MKVLYDVIKSPCLTEKASLAQELHGKVVFKVHPEANKIEIKRAVEELFDVKVSSVRTARMRGKKKRVGIKSVGRTSDWKKAYITLSEGEINFLDEL; via the coding sequence ATGAAGGTTCTCTATGATGTAATCAAGAGCCCCTGCCTGACCGAGAAAGCAAGCCTCGCTCAGGAGCTGCATGGTAAGGTGGTCTTCAAGGTCCATCCCGAGGCCAACAAGATCGAGATCAAGCGTGCTGTCGAGGAGCTGTTTGACGTCAAGGTATCAAGTGTCAGAACAGCGCGGATGCGCGGCAAGAAGAAGCGGGTCGGCATCAAGTCCGTCGGGCGGACCAGTGACTGGAAAAAGGCCTATATTACCTTGTCAGAGGGTGAGATCAATTTCCTTGACGAGCTGTAG
- the rplD gene encoding 50S ribosomal protein L4, with protein sequence MAVCDVVNTSGEKVGEVELSDKLFGVEVNPGVLHEVVCMQRANRRAGTACTKTRGEVRGGGAKPWRQKGTGRARAGSRRSPIWRGGGTTFGPKPRDYSYKLPKKVRRLALRMALSARLSEGNLVVVDDFNMEVPKTREFVKVMNNFKFDDCLIVAQEENTNVKLSARNAVGYKVLPVAGLNVYDILKYSKLMLVQSTLAQLEERLMV encoded by the coding sequence ATGGCAGTTTGTGATGTTGTCAATACCTCCGGTGAAAAAGTCGGAGAAGTCGAGCTGAGCGACAAACTGTTCGGCGTCGAGGTCAATCCAGGGGTCCTGCACGAGGTCGTCTGTATGCAGCGTGCCAACAGGCGGGCTGGTACTGCATGTACCAAAACCCGTGGAGAGGTGCGCGGTGGAGGGGCCAAGCCCTGGCGGCAGAAGGGCACAGGCCGTGCCCGTGCCGGATCAAGGCGGTCACCGATCTGGCGGGGAGGTGGAACCACGTTCGGTCCCAAGCCACGGGATTACAGTTATAAACTCCCGAAAAAGGTCCGCCGGCTTGCCCTGCGTATGGCACTGAGTGCCAGGCTGAGCGAGGGCAACCTGGTCGTTGTGGATGACTTCAATATGGAAGTGCCCAAGACCAGGGAGTTTGTCAAGGTGATGAACAACTTCAAGTTTGATGATTGTCTCATCGTCGCCCAGGAGGAGAATACCAATGTCAAGCTTTCGGCCCGCAACGCCGTCGGCTACAAGGTGCTCCCCGTGGCCGGACTCAACGTCTATGATATACTGAAATATTCCAAGCTGATGCTGGTGCAGTCCACCCTGGCGCAGCTTGAAGAGAGGTTGATGGTATGA
- the rplC gene encoding 50S ribosomal protein L3: MPKTMGILGRKIGMTRVYNEHGRSIPVTVIEAGPCTVLQKKTEDRDGYNAIQVGFLEKKESRINKPLSGHFKRSGGKGFYHIREFRVADPEAFELGQNISVSEILKIGDTVHVTGRSKGRGFQGVMKRHGFSGGRATHGSMFHRAPGSIGCSAWPSRVIKGKKLPGHMGTNKVTMKNLTVVDIREDENVVLLKGAVPGAKNGLISIFTTE; this comes from the coding sequence ATGCCGAAAACAATGGGAATACTGGGACGGAAAATCGGAATGACCAGGGTGTACAACGAACATGGTCGTTCCATTCCTGTGACCGTCATCGAGGCGGGCCCCTGTACGGTACTGCAGAAGAAAACCGAGGACCGTGATGGATACAATGCCATCCAGGTCGGGTTTCTTGAGAAAAAGGAATCACGGATCAACAAGCCACTGAGCGGACATTTCAAGCGTTCCGGCGGCAAGGGATTCTACCATATCCGTGAATTCCGAGTTGCTGATCCCGAGGCCTTTGAGCTCGGACAGAATATCTCCGTGAGTGAGATTCTGAAGATTGGCGACACTGTTCATGTTACAGGAAGAAGCAAGGGACGCGGCTTCCAGGGTGTTATGAAGAGACACGGATTTTCAGGTGGTCGCGCCACTCACGGTTCCATGTTTCACCGTGCACCAGGGTCCATTGGCTGCAGTGCCTGGCCAAGCCGTGTCATCAAGGGGAAAAAACTGCCCGGGCATATGGGAACTAATAAAGTTACGATGAAGAATCTGACCGTCGTGGACATTCGCGAAGACGAGAATGTTGTTTTGCTCAAGGGCGCTGTGCCCGGGGCGAAAAATGGTCTGATCAGTATCTTTACTACAGAGTAA
- the rpsJ gene encoding 30S ribosomal protein S10, which yields MPTDKIRIRLKGYDHKLLDQSTREIVETARRTGATVAGPIPLPTSINKYTVLRSPHVDKKSREQFEMRTHRRLLDILEPTQQTIDSLMKLELSAGVDVEIKLP from the coding sequence ATCCCGACAGACAAGATTCGTATCCGCCTTAAGGGATACGACCACAAACTGCTTGATCAGTCTACCCGTGAGATAGTTGAGACGGCGCGTCGGACTGGCGCCACGGTTGCGGGCCCGATCCCGCTGCCGACCTCAATCAACAAGTATACGGTGCTCCGTTCACCCCATGTGGACAAGAAGTCGCGGGAGCAGTTTGAAATGCGGACCCATCGTCGGTTGCTTGACATCCTTGAGCCAACCCAGCAGACCATTGACTCGTTGATGAAGCTGGAACTTTCGGCCGGTGTGGATGTCGAAATCAAGCTTCCCTAG
- the tuf gene encoding elongation factor Tu, with protein sequence MAKEKFERTKPHVNVGTIGHIDHGKTTLTAAITRVLATKGQAEFTDFGEIDKAPEEKERGITIATAHVEYETDKRHYAHVDCPGHADYIKNMITGAAQMDGAILVVGADDGPMPQTREHILLARQVGVPAIVVFLNKCDMVDDEELIELVEMELRELLDKYDFPGDDIPIIHGSALQALENPEDPEKSKCIWELMEAIDNYVPEPERDVDKPFLMPVEDVFSISGRGTVATGRVERGVIHVGDEVEIVGIRPTQKTTVTGVEMFRKLLDEGQAGDNIGALLRGVKRDEVERGQVLAAPGSITPHKKFKAEAYILTKEEGGRHTPFFNGYRPQFYFRTTDVTGVVTLEDGVEMVMPGDNVHITAELITPIAMEEGLRFAIREGGRTVGAGVVSEIIE encoded by the coding sequence ATGGCTAAGGAAAAATTTGAGCGGACAAAGCCGCATGTCAACGTGGGCACGATCGGTCACATCGATCACGGCAAGACAACCCTGACCGCTGCAATCACCCGCGTGCTCGCCACCAAGGGTCAGGCAGAGTTCACCGATTTTGGTGAGATCGACAAGGCGCCCGAAGAGAAAGAGCGTGGTATCACCATTGCGACCGCCCATGTCGAGTATGAGACCGACAAGCGGCATTATGCCCATGTGGACTGCCCGGGCCATGCCGACTATATCAAGAATATGATCACCGGTGCGGCGCAGATGGACGGCGCCATCCTGGTGGTTGGAGCCGACGACGGTCCCATGCCCCAGACCCGTGAGCACATCCTGCTGGCGCGCCAGGTAGGTGTTCCTGCCATTGTCGTCTTTCTGAACAAGTGCGACATGGTTGACGACGAGGAGCTTATCGAGCTGGTCGAGATGGAGCTGCGCGAGCTGCTGGACAAGTATGACTTCCCTGGCGACGACATTCCGATCATCCATGGATCCGCTCTGCAGGCTCTGGAGAATCCGGAAGATCCCGAGAAGTCCAAGTGCATCTGGGAGCTGATGGAGGCCATTGACAACTACGTGCCGGAACCGGAGCGTGACGTTGACAAGCCCTTCCTTATGCCTGTGGAGGACGTTTTCTCCATCTCCGGTCGTGGTACAGTGGCCACCGGTCGTGTCGAGCGTGGAGTGATCCATGTTGGCGACGAGGTGGAGATTGTCGGAATTCGTCCGACCCAGAAGACCACGGTAACCGGTGTGGAGATGTTCCGGAAGCTGCTTGACGAGGGTCAGGCAGGTGATAACATCGGCGCCCTGCTGCGTGGTGTGAAGCGTGACGAGGTTGAGCGCGGCCAGGTACTTGCCGCCCCGGGCTCGATCACTCCGCACAAGAAATTCAAGGCTGAGGCCTACATTCTGACCAAGGAAGAGGGTGGTCGTCACACCCCGTTCTTCAACGGCTATCGCCCGCAGTTCTACTTCCGGACCACGGATGTAACCGGTGTGGTAACGCTTGAGGACGGAGTTGAGATGGTTATGCCCGGTGACAACGTGCACATTACAGCGGAGCTGATCACCCCGATTGCAATGGAAGAGGGACTTCGTTTTGCAATCCGTGAGGGTGGTCGTACCGTAGGTGCCGGCGTGGTCAGCGAAATTATCGAGTAA